The genomic stretch AGCCTCACTTTCTAGAATCGTTTATTCCGATAAGttatgttaatgttatccattaatattttttattaaatcttaatGGATGACGCCAAAATGCTcaaaatatctatttttaatttcttttacgaaaaaaataaaaataaaaataaaatttccctTGGCTCGTGGGTCAGCCATAGGTTTAGACTAGTCGTGGGCTTGGTGAACTGAACCTAGGGTACCAGACCCACAACCAAGCGGTAAACCATAAATGGTATGAgtgaaattaaaaggggttGAAATATGAGATACtaacattacaaaaattaaaactttaaagttataattacaaaacctttgataCTTTGGGCGGGTAAAATAAAGTTTCTCCCAAAATCTTCTAGGGCCTACTTTTCTTTGGTTATTGTATTTAAGAAAATGTGCCAAGTGCAAATGCAATTAGGATGCAAAAATTCACTTTCCTGACTTTCAAATAGTTCTAACATAATTAAGTTTTGTCCCCAAAAGATAACTTAATCGGTTGAGGATTATCTCATAAAGTAaatgtcactaatttgaattcccttcccctcttgtgcggacatgtaaaaaaaaaaaaacacacacacacacagagttatttttttattttttatttttaattaattaattaatttttaatacaaaCAGGTTTTCCTTCACTGAACAAACCAACTCAGAAAATTCAAAACCTGAGtcttaatttacatatttttaatgtgcaaaaaattatttaaaatgtaACTCGGACTTACACTTGATccacgaaaaagaaaaagataaaatagaagaagataaaaaattaaagaagcgTGTATTAAATTTTCATGGTTTACAAATTTGTCacaaataaatttatgcttAGTGCGGTTGAATTAAATTAAGATAACAGTTTTAATTCTTTTCCAtgcttattatttttcaaaatagtacaaaaagctttatatatatatatatataaaggaggTTGTACATAACTAATTGAATCCGAAATCGATGAACCAATCTACCCGAATTGATCCGACCCGCCAAAAATATCAGAGACAAGAAGTAAAGAGATAAAGGGCTAAAGAGCACAGAGCTTAGTTTGCCATGAAAGCATAAGAAGTTGAAGCAGCTATGGAAATTTTCTCTCCCTCAGCCACAATCACAAAACCCCATATATTTCCAAGCAAAGCTTACAAAACCCAACCCCAAAATCCCACTATAAACATCAAATTCTCCAATTCACCAAACAAAAGGAACCACctttatctctctttttctaattcttctttcatttcttttgtatGTCTCTCTACCACATCAACAACAAATACATTAACTTCCAGTTCCCTTTCTTTGTCTTCCACTCCATGTGACAACCACCATTGGCTGGTGCTCATGGAGGCTCCTCCACAAGGCGTCAATTCCAAGCCAGAAGTTATTGACTACTACGTTAAGACCTTAAAAAGAGTTTTGGGCAGGTGGGTATGTTTCATTTCTTGTCACATTACAGTGTTTGGTTTTGGTCTGAGTTCTGCTTTGGTTGTGGTTTTGAACAGTGAGAAGGATGCTCAGATGTGTATATATGATGCTTCTTGGGATACCCAGTTCGGCTTTTGCTGTGACATTGATGAAGAAACTTCCCGCGAGCTCGCCGGTAAGTTTCTAgtctttttcactttctttgATTGGATTCTAGTTTGCAGTAGACCGAATCATCTGACTGTGCTTCAATTCTGTATCTTATTGATGCTTTAGATTTTGTGTTGGTGAGAAATTGAAATTGTGAgaagtgttgttaatttattattaccATTAATGTTCAGTGAGTGTCTTGTAGGCTTACCGGGGGTTTTATCGGTTAGGCCTGACCCAGATTATAGTTCTGTTAAAAATACATTTGGTTCTTCAATCATTCAATCAAGTATTCTATCAAGCTCACAAATTGGAAGTACTGTGTTGTTTCCTTTGGGGAATACCAAACACTGGCTTGTCCGAATGGCCATGCCGGGCGTTGGAGTTGTTACAAAGGCTCAAATGGTCGATTATTATGGTCAAACACTGACCAAGGTTTTGGGGAAGTAAGTAAACAACGTTTGAGGTTCTTGTTTTTCCCCTGTTCTATTTGATTGTGCCATTTCCATCAGAGCATCATTTTGTTCTCTTCACCCTGAAATTggagtaataatttttttagtgagAAGGATGCACAAATGTGTATATATCATGTTTCTTGGCAGTCAAACTTTGGATTCTGTTGTGAACTTGACGACGAATGTGCACAGGAACTAGCTGGTTAGTATTTGTGtttactctctttatttgctacatgagtaattctaaatgtCACCCTCATGTTCTTCTTCTGTCATCCCAaaactgatgtgacttttaaaattactattggatcaaaattcaatagtaatttatcCTCCTATGTTTGTGATATTGATGTATTTAATGCTTCCATATGGTGCAGGTGTACCTGGTGTTTTATCTGTTCAGCCAGACAAGAATTTTGAGTCAAAGAATAAGGATTATGGAggtttttccctttgttttatttaaatacaacctttttcatataatattatttgcAATTCTACCTTAGAGAAGATATAATATCATCCATGCTTTCGCCTGCTTAGAATTTTACTTCTCTCTTTGAGCATGATTGTATATATTGAAATCTTGACCTCAGacatatattaaatatatgaaCTAATTAATTTCGAGcactctttttccttttttggtatTCCGATCATTGCTGCTTGATAGGCCTGTGTGTCAATGAAAGTAAATAACAGTAGCACTATTAAGCATTATTTGTGTCAGGTCACAACAAATATGTGTTTTCGAGATGATAAtccttaattaactaaattgttTGTGCAATGAAATTGTATAGCGGATGAACTTCTTTGTAGCAGAGATGAGTCTTTTCCCTGGTTCTACTTGTGCTTCGGACTTGGGAAGACTTAGTAATGTATAGCAAATGAAAATTATGTCGCAGAAGATATTCTTGAGTTTGTGGTAGAGCATGACCTTGCAATGGAATGCACAAAATCTCAATTNNNNNNNNNNNNNNNNNNNNNNNNNNNNNNNNNNNNNNNNNNNNNNNNNNNNNNNNNNNNNNNNNNNNNNNNNNNNNNNNNNNNNNNNNNNNNNNNNNNNACAGGATAGCAAACAGTGGCTTTTGAGACTTCTTTTAGACAGCTCGTTTGACTTAGTATACATCGGAATTAAGAAACtctcgtgaaacatgactttgtagatatttgagttAACTTTTCGCAAAGCTTGTTCCAATCCGAGATTTGAAACTCTAGATATtacatttttagtaaaattcaTCAGGTACGAACTTTCCCCTCCTGGCTTTCCCATCTCTTTTACACTGAATCTCTATATATAGTTGTTACCATGTTTTTGCCTATAGATAACAGTTTCAGAGAGAAGGTAAACTTATGTGGCCTGGCTAActtgtttttttggaataagcTCTTTGTGGGTATTACTTTTTCCGGTTTGAATGGTTCAATTAACAACATAAAGAATGTCCAATGATT from Corylus avellana chromosome ca1, CavTom2PMs-1.0 encodes the following:
- the LOC132167569 gene encoding organelle RRM domain-containing protein 1, chloroplastic-like isoform X1, producing MEIFSPSATITKPHIFPSKAYKTQPQNPTINIKFSNSPNKRNHLYLSFSNSSFISFVCLSTTSTTNTLTSSSLSLSSTPCDNHHWLVLMEAPPQGVNSKPEVIDYYVKTLKRVLGRWVCFISCHITVFGFGLSSALVVVLNSEKDAQMCIYDASWDTQFGFCCDIDEETSRELAGLPGVLSVRPDPDYSSVKNTFGSSIIQSSILSSSQIGSTVLFPLGNTKHWLVRMAMPGVGVVTKAQMVDYYGQTLTKVLGNEKDAQMCIYHVSWQSNFGFCCELDDECAQELAGVPGVLSVQPDKNFESKNKDYGGFSLCFI
- the LOC132167569 gene encoding organelle RRM domain-containing protein 1, chloroplastic-like isoform X2; translated protein: MEIFSPSATITKPHIFPSKAYKTQPQNPTINIKFSNSPNKRNHLYLSFSNSSFISFVCLSTTSTTNTLTSSSLSLSSTPCDNHHWLVLMEAPPQGVNSKPEVIDYYVKTLKRVLGSEKDAQMCIYDASWDTQFGFCCDIDEETSRELAGLPGVLSVRPDPDYSSVKNTFGSSIIQSSILSSSQIGSTVLFPLGNTKHWLVRMAMPGVGVVTKAQMVDYYGQTLTKVLGNEKDAQMCIYHVSWQSNFGFCCELDDECAQELAGVPGVLSVQPDKNFESKNKDYGGFSLCFI